One segment of Triticum aestivum cultivar Chinese Spring chromosome 2A, IWGSC CS RefSeq v2.1, whole genome shotgun sequence DNA contains the following:
- the LOC123190472 gene encoding uncharacterized protein, giving the protein MMNVDIAEVNDAVGAEAVNGAVPTLVDNADVESENPENTVVSEQVDECVNIDDEMPTATYQSVEIEKGAEAMIVSGGSGGGSSSSSGSESGSPGGSTSEASNARSLV; this is encoded by the exons ATGATGAATGTGGACATTGCTGAGGTCAACGATGCTGTTGGAGCTGAAGCTGTGAATGGTGCTGTGCCTACATTGGTTGACAATGCTGATGTG GAGAGCGAGAATCCTGAGAACACTGTAGTGTCTGAGCAGGTGGATGAGTGTGTAAATATTGATGATGAGATGCCAACCGCAACTTACCAATCAGTGGAGATCGAAAAGGGTGCTGAGGCCATGATTGTCTCTGGTGGTTCGGGTGGTGGTTCTTCATCATCCAGTG GATCAGAGTCAGGGAGCCCAGGGGGCAGCACCTCAGAAGCTAGCAATGCTCGTTCTCTGGTGTAG
- the LOC123190471 gene encoding transcription factor GTE2 isoform X2 yields MASALIAGRRAQSHHWGDNRGPLAPAPSPNPGHRALPPADGSRAQHPLASPGVGYATFRPSGLTHREAGALRDRLAGELGQVRALLSRIDAWQQELELEQQHRQPRRGQPREGGLPAPPSKLRAAMRKRCAQILSKLRKDKRSIWFNAPVEVETLGLHDYHAVIKSPMDLGTVKANLAARNYPSHDAFAADVRLTFANALRYNPAGHTVHTFAGDLLASFEKMYAAAVSWFEEECRRLPSLVPVPVPLPVPAELPPPVVPLPAQVKPRAVRMPKPKARELNKRQMSLEEKNMLRAGLESLPEEKMHNVLQIVRKRNVNNPELLGDEIELDIDEMDIETQWELDRFVNNFNKALKKSRRAAMINGGIADVNNADGAGAVNGAVPILVDHADVESENPENTVVPEQVDEYVDIDDEMPTATYQSVEIEKGAEATSVSGGSGSGSSSSSSGSGSSGDSASEAGDARSLV; encoded by the exons ATGGCCTCCGCgctcatcgccggccgccgcgcgcAGAGCCACCACTGGGGGGACAATCGCGGCCCGctcgcgcccgcgccgagccctAACCCCGGCCACCGCGCCCTCCCGCCCGCCGACGGCTCGAGGGCGCAGCACCCGCTGGCCTCGCCGGGGGTCGGCTACGCCACGTTCCGGCCGTCGGGGCTCACGCACCGCGAGGCCGGCGCGCTCCGGGACCGCCTCGCGGGCGAGCTCGGCCAGGTCCGCGCCCTCCTCTCCCGCATCGACGCGTGGCAGCAGGAGCTGGAGCTCGAGCAGCAGCACCGGCAGCCGCGGCGGGGCCAGCCGAGGGAGGGCGGCCTCCCCGCGCCCCCGTCGAAGCTGCGGGCGGCGATGCGGAAGCGGTGCGCGCAGATCCTGTCCAAGCTGcgcaaggacaagcggagcatctGGTTCAACGCGCCCGTCGAGGTCGAGACCCTCGGCCTCCACGACTACCACGCCGTCATCAAGAGCCCCATGGACCTCGGCACCGTCAAGGCCAACCTCGCCGCCAGGAACTACCCCTCGCACGACGCCTTCGCCGCCGACGTCCGCCTCACCTTCGCCAACGCGCTGCGGTACAACCCGGCCGGCCACACCGTCCACACCTTCGCCGGCGACCTCCTCGCCTCGTTCGAGAAGATGTACGCTGCCGCCGTCTCTTGGTTCGAGGAGGAATGCAGACGCCTTCCATCACTGGTGCCGGTGCCAGTGCCATTGCCAGTTCCAGCGGAACTGCCACCTCCGGTGGTCCCACTCCCAGCACAGGTCAAGCCGAGGGCGGTGAGGATGCCGAAACCCAAGGCGAGGGAGCTGAACAAGAGGCAGATGAGCTTGGAGGAGAAGAACATGCTTAGGGCGGGGCTGGAGAGCTTACCTGAAGAGAAGATGCATAATGTGCTGCAGATTGTGCGCAAGAGGAATGTCAATAACCCGGAGCTGCTTGGGGATGAGATTGAGCTGGATATCGATGAAATGGACATCGAGACGCAGTGGGAGCTTGATCGATTTGTCAACAACTTCAACAAGGCGCTCAAAAAGAGCCGACGAGCTGCAATGATAAATGGGGGCATTGCTGATGTCAACAATGCTGATGGAGCTGGAGCTGTGAATGGTGCTGTGCCTATTTTGGTTGACCATGCTGATGTG GAGAGCGAGAATCCTGAGAACACTGTAGTGCCTGAGCAGGTGGATGAGTATGTAGATATTGATGACGAGATGCCAACCGCAACTTACCAATCAGTGGAGATCGAGAAGGGCGCTGAGGCCACGAGTGTCTCTGGTGGTTCGggaagtggttcttcatcatcca GTTCAGGGTCAGGGAGCTCAGGGGACAGCGCCTCAGAAGCTGGCGATGCTCGTTCTCTTGTTTAG
- the LOC123190471 gene encoding transcription factor GTE2 isoform X1: protein MASALIAGRRAQSHHWGDNRGPLAPAPSPNPGHRALPPADGSRAQHPLASPGVGYATFRPSGLTHREAGALRDRLAGELGQVRALLSRIDAWQQELELEQQHRQPRRGQPREGGLPAPPSKLRAAMRKRCAQILSKLRKDKRSIWFNAPVEVETLGLHDYHAVIKSPMDLGTVKANLAARNYPSHDAFAADVRLTFANALRYNPAGHTVHTFAGDLLASFEKMYAAAVSWFEEECRRLPSLVPVPVPLPVPAELPPPVVPLPAQVKPRAVRMPKPKARELNKRQMSLEEKNMLRAGLESLPEEKMHNVLQIVRKRNVNNPELLGDEIELDIDEMDIETQWELDRFVNNFNKALKKSRRAAMINGGIADVNNADGAGAVNGAVPILVDHADVESENPENTVVPEQVDEYVDIDDEMPTATYQSVEIEKGAEATSVSGGSGSGSSSSSGSGSGSSGDSASEAGDARSLV from the exons ATGGCCTCCGCgctcatcgccggccgccgcgcgcAGAGCCACCACTGGGGGGACAATCGCGGCCCGctcgcgcccgcgccgagccctAACCCCGGCCACCGCGCCCTCCCGCCCGCCGACGGCTCGAGGGCGCAGCACCCGCTGGCCTCGCCGGGGGTCGGCTACGCCACGTTCCGGCCGTCGGGGCTCACGCACCGCGAGGCCGGCGCGCTCCGGGACCGCCTCGCGGGCGAGCTCGGCCAGGTCCGCGCCCTCCTCTCCCGCATCGACGCGTGGCAGCAGGAGCTGGAGCTCGAGCAGCAGCACCGGCAGCCGCGGCGGGGCCAGCCGAGGGAGGGCGGCCTCCCCGCGCCCCCGTCGAAGCTGCGGGCGGCGATGCGGAAGCGGTGCGCGCAGATCCTGTCCAAGCTGcgcaaggacaagcggagcatctGGTTCAACGCGCCCGTCGAGGTCGAGACCCTCGGCCTCCACGACTACCACGCCGTCATCAAGAGCCCCATGGACCTCGGCACCGTCAAGGCCAACCTCGCCGCCAGGAACTACCCCTCGCACGACGCCTTCGCCGCCGACGTCCGCCTCACCTTCGCCAACGCGCTGCGGTACAACCCGGCCGGCCACACCGTCCACACCTTCGCCGGCGACCTCCTCGCCTCGTTCGAGAAGATGTACGCTGCCGCCGTCTCTTGGTTCGAGGAGGAATGCAGACGCCTTCCATCACTGGTGCCGGTGCCAGTGCCATTGCCAGTTCCAGCGGAACTGCCACCTCCGGTGGTCCCACTCCCAGCACAGGTCAAGCCGAGGGCGGTGAGGATGCCGAAACCCAAGGCGAGGGAGCTGAACAAGAGGCAGATGAGCTTGGAGGAGAAGAACATGCTTAGGGCGGGGCTGGAGAGCTTACCTGAAGAGAAGATGCATAATGTGCTGCAGATTGTGCGCAAGAGGAATGTCAATAACCCGGAGCTGCTTGGGGATGAGATTGAGCTGGATATCGATGAAATGGACATCGAGACGCAGTGGGAGCTTGATCGATTTGTCAACAACTTCAACAAGGCGCTCAAAAAGAGCCGACGAGCTGCAATGATAAATGGGGGCATTGCTGATGTCAACAATGCTGATGGAGCTGGAGCTGTGAATGGTGCTGTGCCTATTTTGGTTGACCATGCTGATGTG GAGAGCGAGAATCCTGAGAACACTGTAGTGCCTGAGCAGGTGGATGAGTATGTAGATATTGATGACGAGATGCCAACCGCAACTTACCAATCAGTGGAGATCGAGAAGGGCGCTGAGGCCACGAGTGTCTCTGGTGGTTCGggaagtggttcttcatcatccaGTG GTTCAGGGTCAGGGAGCTCAGGGGACAGCGCCTCAGAAGCTGGCGATGCTCGTTCTCTTGTTTAG
- the LOC123190474 gene encoding probable nucleoredoxin 1-2: MAASPTPGGGLGAILAAGDRDYLVRNSGEQVKISSIEGDTVAIYFSASWCPPCQRFTPKLIEAYTELTSNGKSFEVIFVSGDRDEEAFNAYFAKMPWLAVPFYDSEGRKSLDERFDVNGIPHLVFLDAKTGEVLTDEGVEFVSEYGIEAYPFTTERINELKEQEKAAKDNQTIHSVLATPNRNYVISNTGEKVPIVDLEGKYVGICFVVNGYPPVEEFTPVLAKIYAKLKEVGEKFEVVAVSLDSDEESFNNSFSSMPWLAIPHGDKMCQKLVSYFELSDLPTLVLIGPDGKTLSSNIADIINEHGLDAWEGFPFNAEKLEILAEKAKAKAASQTLESLLVTGDVDFVIGKDGAKVPVAELVGKTVLLYFSAKWCGPCRAFLPTLVDVYNKIKEKNSDFEIVFVSSDRDQSSFDDFFSGMPWLAIPLEDERKAYLKKKFKIRGIPSLVAIGPDGKTVNTDAKTSLAVHGADAFPFTDERIQELEKKIEEMAKGWPEKLKHELHEHELVLIRRPRPYGCDGCEEMGTSWSYNCAECDFDLHTKCALGEEKKGEEVNGQEHAAAPAGYVCEGDVCRKA, translated from the exons ATGGCGGCGTCCCCCACCCCCGGCGGCGGCCTCGGGgccatcctcgccgccggcgaCAGGGACTACCTCGTCCGCAACTCCGGCGAGCAG GTGAAGATCAGCAGCATTGAGGGAGACACTGTAGCTATCTATTTCTCGGCCTCATGGTGCCCGCCATGCCAGCGGTTTACACCAAAGCTTATTGAAGCATACACAGAACTTACCTCAAATGGCAAGAGCTTTGAGGTGATCTTTGTTTCAGGCGACCGAGATGAGGAAGCATTCAATGCCTATTTTGCAAAGATGCCGTGGTTGGCAGTTCCTTTCTACGACTCCGAAGGCCGTAAAAGCCTTGATGAGCGGTTTGACGTCAACGGTATTCCACACCTTGTTTTCCTTGATGCAAAAACTGGCGAAGTTCTTACTGACGAAGGAGTTGAGTTTGTGAGTGAATATGGAATAGAAGCTTATCCTTTTACAACTGAGAGGATCAATGAATTGAAGGAACAAGAAAAGGCTGCTAAGGATAACCAAACTATTCATAGTGTGCTTGCTACACCAAATCGTAACTATGTAATTTCAAACACGGGGGAGAAG GTACCCATCGTTGATCTTGAGGGGAAGTATGTTGGTATATGCTTTGTAGTGAACGGCTACCCTCCAGTTGAGGAATTTACCCCAGTGCTTGCCAAGATATATGCGAAACTCAAAGAAGTGGGGGAGAAGTTTGAAGTTGTAGCTGTATCCTTGGACAGTGATGAGGAATCATTCAATAACAGTTTTTCAAGCATGCCTTGGCTCGCCATTCCCCATGGCGACAAGATGTGTCAGAAGCTTGTCAGTTACTTTGAGCTTAGTGATCTTCCTACACTAGTGCTGATTGGTCCTGATGGGAAGACACTGAGCAGCAATATTGCAGACATAATCAATGAGCATGGTTTGGATGCATGGGAGGGGTTCCCCTTCAATGCAGAGAAGCTGGAAATTCTAGCTGAGAAGGCAAAGGCTAAAGCAGCCTCACAGACATTGGAGTCCCTTCTGGTTACTGGTGACGTGGACTTTGTCATCGGGAAAGATGGAGCAAAG GTTCCTGTAGCAGAACTTGTTGGGAAGACTGTCCTCCTCTACTTTTCAGCTAAATGGTGTGGGCCATGCAGAGCCTTCCTGCCTACACTTGTGGATGTCTACAACAAGATCAAGGAGAAGAACAGCGATTTCGAGATCGTCTTCGTCTCTAGCGACAGGGACCAGAGCTCATTCGACGACTTCTTCTCTGGCATGCCATGGCTCGCCATCCCCTTGGAAGACGAAAGGAAGGCGTACCTGAAAAAGAAGTTCAAGATCCGTGGAATCCCTTCTCTGGTCGCCATTGGCCCCGATGGGAAGACGGTCAACACGGACGCGAAGACTTCGCTGGCGGTCCATGGCGCCGACGCGTTTCCGTTCACCGACGAGAGGATCCAGGAGCTGGAGAAGAAGATCGAGGAGATGGCAAAGGGGTGGCCTGAGAAGCTGAAGCACGAGCTGCACGAGCACGAGCTCGTGCTGATCCGCCGCCCCAGGCCGTACGGCTGCGACGGGTGCGAAGAGATGGGCACCTCCTGGTCCTACAACTGCGCGGAGTGCGACTTCGATCTGCACACCAAGTGTGCGCTGGGTGAGGAGAAGAAGGGAGAGGAGGTGAATGGGCAGGAGCATGCTGCTGCCCCAGCTGGGTACGTGTGCGAGGGAGACGTCTGCAGGAAGGCCTAG